The following proteins are co-located in the Plasmodium vinckei vinckei genome assembly, chromosome: PVVCY_11 genome:
- a CDS encoding 60S ribosomal protein L31, putative: MVKAVKKQKKTLKPSTKVITINLSKLTHDVCYKRKAPRAIKEIKNIAGKLMHTKDVRLDVKLNKFIWSKGIRNPPKRVRVKIERVRNEDEDSKERMYTLVQHVMVDSFKGLVNECETNE, encoded by the exons ATGGTTAAag ctgtaaaaaaacaaaagaaaacTTTAAAACCATCAACCAAGGTTATTACCATCAACTTAAGCAAGTTGACTCATGACGTATGTTACAAAAGAAAAGCCCCAAGAGCTATTAAGgaaatcaaaaatatagcaGGAAAATTAATGCACACAAAG gATGTACGTTTGGATGTAAAACTAAACAAGTTTATCTGGTCTAAGGGTATCCGAAACCCACCTAAAAGAGTCAGAGTTAAAATTGAACGTGTAAGAAATGAAGATGAAGACTCTAAAGAAAGAATGTATACACTTGTACAACATGTTATGGTTGATTCTTTTAAAGGATTAGTTAATGAATGTGAAACAAacgaataa
- a CDS encoding myosin B, putative, translating into MKNANELTDYLRVNSEFLDKNKDELGGGNFCIWTHKSPNVSLYPDVVFFKCLVLSVDGENYRVKEIIPETNSEYVVKKGDLFNCNSIINVDNHRLNDMIHHNSAEVLNMLALRYAKNYIYTIAEPMLISINPYQVIDVDIDEYRSKNTNELPPHVYSYAKDAMTDFINTKTNQSIIISGESGSGKTEASKLVIKYYLSGVKKDNEISNTLWDSNFILEAFGNAKTLKNNNSSRYGKYIKIELDEYQNIVSSSIEIFLLENIRVVSQEEEERGYHIFYQIFNGMSQELKNKYKIRSEDEYKYIVNKNVVIPEIDDAKDFGDLMVSFDKMNMHDMKDDLFLTLSGLLLLGNVEYQEIEKGGKTNCSELDKNNLGLVNEISNLLGINYDNLKDCLVFTEKTIANQKIEIPLSVDESVSICKSISKDLYNKIFSYLTKRINNFLNNNKELNNYIGILDIFGFEIFSKNSLEQLLINIANEEIHSIYLYIVYEKETELYKAEDILVESVKYTTNESIIDLLRGKTSIISILEDSCLGPVKSDENIVGMYTSKFSKHEKYATAKRDINKNFIIKHTVSDVTYTITNFISKNKDILPSNIVRLLKASENNLVRSLYEDVEVSESLGRKNLITFKYLKNLNNIISYLKSTNIYFIKCIKPNENKEKNNFNQKKVFPQLFALSIIETLNISFFFQYKYTFDVFLSYFEYLDYSTSKDSSLTDKEKVSRMLQNTVDPDLYKVGKTMIFLKKECVSTIREIINDNLKCYKNLCSIATAIITRIKKKEVVDLNIKNLQLAQAYFRKYKYMKELE; encoded by the exons atgaagaacGCAAACGAACTAACTGATTATTTACGAGTGAATAGTGAATTTCtcgataaaaataaagatgaaTTAGGAGGGGgaaatttttgtatatgGACACATAAAAGCCCTAATGTTAGTCTTTATCCTGatgttgttttttttaaatgtttaGTTCTTAGTGTGGATGGGGAAAATTATCGagtaaaagaaataattcCTGAGACAAATAGTGAATATGTAGTTAAAAAGGGAGATTTGTTTAATTGTAATTCTATAATAAATGTAGATAACCATAGATTAAATGATATGATTCATCATAACTCTGCAGaagttttaaatatgttagCTTTAAGAtatgcaaaaaattatatatatacaatagcAGAGCCAATGTTAATATCAATAAACCCTTACCAAGTCATTGATGTAGACATTGATGAGTATAGaagtaaaaatacaaaCGAGCTACCACCACATGTTTATAGTTATGCAAAAGATGCTATGActgattttataaatacaaagACTAACCAGTCTATCATAATAAGTGGTGAGAGTGGGTCAGGGAAAACAGAAGCTTCGAAActtgtaataaaatattatttatcagGGGTTAAAAAGGATAACGAGATTTCTAATACGTTGTGGGACTcgaattttatattagaG gCATTTGGCAATGCAAAGAcgttgaaaaataataattcaagTAGATACGGaaagtatattaaaattgaatTAGATGAATATCAAAACATAGTTTCTTCAAgtattgaaatatttttattggaAAATATAAGAGTAGTATCACAG GAAGAAGAAGAACGAGGGTACCACATCttttatcaaatatttaatgGAATGAGccaagaattaaaaaataaatataaaataagatCAGAagatgaatataaatatattgttaataaaaatgttgttATACCAG AAATTGATGACGCTAAGGATTTTGGTGATTTGATGGTATCCTTTGATAAGATGAACATGCATGATATGAAAGACgatctttttttaactttatCTG GGCTGCTACTATTGGGAAATGTAGAATATCAGGAGATTGAAAAGGGGGGTAAAACAAATTGTAGTGAacttgataaaaataatttaggaTTAGTTAATGAGATAAGTAATTTGCTAGGAATAAATTATGACAACTTAAAAGATTGTTTAGTATTTACTGAAAAAACGATAGCAAATCAAAAAATCGAAATTCCATTATCAGTAGATGAATCAGTGTCTATATGTAAATCAATATCAAaagatttatataataaaatattttcctatttgacaaaaagaataaataattttttaaataataataaggaattaaataattatataggaatattagatatatttggttttgaaatattttcaaaaaattcattagaacaattattaattaatatagcAAATGAGGAAATACacagtatatatttatatatagtttaTGAAAAGGAGACCGAATTATATAAAGCAGAAGACATTTTGGTTGAGTCAGTAAAGTATACAACTAATGAAAGTATTATTGATTTATTACGAGGGAAGACATCTATTATTTCGATTTTAGAGGATTCTTGTTTGGGCCCAGTTAAAAGTGATGAG AATATTGTAGGTATGTACACAAGTAAATTTTCAAAGCATGAGAAATATGCTACTGCAAAAAGGGACATAAACAAGAACTTTATAATTAAGCATACTGTGAGTGATGTAACATATACCattacaaattttatttcaaaaaataaggaCATCTTACCATCAAATATTGTGCGTCTTTTAAAG GCATCGGAGAACAATTTAGTGAGGAGTTTGTATGAAGATGTGGAGGTTTCCGAATCATTGGGACGTAAAAATTTGAtaacatttaaatatttgaaaaatttgaataatataatttcttatttaaaaagtacaaatatatattttataaaatgtataaaaccgaatgaaaataaggaaaaaaataattttaatcaAAAGAAGGTTTTCCCTCAGCTTTTTGCTTTATCTATTATTGAAACGTTAAatataagttttttttttcaatacaAATACACGTTTGATGTATTTTTAAgttattttgaatatttagaTTATTCTACTTCAAAAGATTCGAGTTTAACAGATAAGGAGAAGGTTTCTAGGATGCTTCAGAACACCGTTGACCCTGACTTGTACAAG GTTGGAAAAACtatgatatttttaaagaaagAGTGTGTAAGTACAATTCGAGAAATAATTAAcgataatttaaaatgttataaaaatttatgtagTATAGCTACAGCAATAATTACtagaataaaaaagaaggaAGTTGTGGATTtgaacataaaaaatttacagCTAGCTCAGGCTTATTTTCGaaaatataagtatatGAAGGAGCTCGAATAA
- a CDS encoding serine/arginine-rich splicing factor 12, putative: MGPHSSQRPQPMSLLIRKLKFNTSPSMVREKFKKFGAIKDVYLPIDYYTKEPRGFGFVEFYDPKDAEEALKEMNGSEIDGNKIEVFVAQKGRSDPRVMRYKERGGGPGYRKYPDNRLKRRYTSRSNSRYGSYSRDKMRRRDRSRERIRYRDSYDRNMGNSYRDRKNNYVKGYNRYRSRDRGRSFSRDRRSRGYRNDSPRYRDKRRYNRSVSRSGDRNSKHNKKDYKSKHSNDRYSNESGNSSKRSRKQMVSKSISFNTERDDEKRRNDNTEERENSKEWRESKDRDNSDDDKNSVNSQEAESS, encoded by the coding sequence ATGGGGCCGCATTCAAGCCAAAGACCACAGCCTATGTCCTTGTTGATAAGGAAGTTAAAGTTTAATACATCACCATCAATGGTTAgagaaaaatttaaaaagtttggAGCAATTAAAGATGTATATTTACCAATAGATTATTATACAAAAGAGCCAAGAGGGTTTGGGTTTGTCGAATTTTATGATCCTAAAGATGCTGAAGAAGctttaaaagaaatgaaTGGAAGTGAAATAgatggaaataaaattgaggTTTTTGTAGCTCAAAAAGGTAGGTCAGATCCTAGAGTTATGAGATATAAAGAAAGAGGTGGAGGACCAGGATATAGAAAATACCCTGACAATAGATTAAAAAGAAGATATACATCAAGATCGAATTCAAGATATGGTTCATATTCACGTGATAAAATGAGAAGACGTGATAGATCGAGAGAAAGAATAAGATATAGAGATAGTTATGATAGGAATATGGGAAATAGTTATAGagatagaaaaaataattatgtaaaGGGATATAATCGATATAGAAGCAGAGATCGTGGTCGAAGTTTTAGTAGAGACCGTAGATCTAGAGGTTATAGAAATGATAGCCCAAGATATCGAGACAAAAGAAGATATAATAGAAGTGTTAGTAGAAGTGGAGATAGAAATagtaaacataataaaaaagattatAAATCAAAACATAGTAATGATAGATATAGTAATGAGAGTGGCAATTCAAGTAAACGATCAAGAAAACAAATGGTTTCAAAATCCATTTCATTCAATACTGAAAGGGATGATGAAAAACGAAGAAATGATAATACAGAAGAAAGAGAAAATTCAAAAGAATGGAGAGAAAGTAAAGATAGGGATAATTCTgatgatgataaaaattcGGTTAATAGTCAAGAAGCAGAATCAAGTTAA
- a CDS encoding actin-depolymerizing factor 1, putative, producing MISGIRVNDNCVSEFNNMKIRKTCRWIIFVIENCEIIIHSKGETTSLKELVDSIDKNNNIQCAYVVFDAVNKIHFFMYARETSNSRDRMTYASSKQALLKKIEGVNVFTSVVESAQDVADYK from the exons atgATAAGTGGAATTCGTGTAAATGACAATTGTGTTTCcgaatttaataatatgaaaattcGCAAAACATGCAGGTGgattatatttgttatagaaaattgtgaaattattattcattcCAAAGGAGAAACTACATCATTAAAAGAGCTCGTTGACTctatagataaaaataacaatatacAATGTGCATATGTTGTGTTCGACGCAG TAAACAAAATCCACTTTTTCATGTATGCAAGGGAAACCTCAAATTCTCGAGACAGAATGACTTATGCATCCAGCAAGCAAGccttattaaaaaaaattgaaggAGTTAATGTTTTTACTTCCGTTGTCGAAAGTGCCCAAGACGTTGCTGATTATAAATGA
- a CDS encoding 4-diphosphocytidyl-2-C-methyl-D-erythritol kinase, putative: MKICLKIIFVLYIFINYVITNVQSKNVSIKSTKFVRRYSKDIKGVDLKNSFINQYNKIINEEFGYKNNKRMKTDIMKMNNSSHKCLKRIYSNVGNDNDNTENEYVYKRGNILCNEKMKLLIKILNAKKWYDLKLFSPGKINLFLRLKKKKEKFNELSTLMQAINLGDDIFIKALNKDEQEKLSSILYPCLSGDFLTIEKEENKEMCEKKETDKYEYMDYPLNDSNIIIKVLKKYREDLNINDNIRFLIHIKKRIPIFSGIGGGSSNGASVFYYLEKHFYKYLKTNELKHNFLKEIGSDISFFSSSGFAYCTGKGNDIVDLVNCDPIISGKKIYIFKIDEGLSSKSVYEHVDYGKIIQYNPVSLLEKFISNLRPNLNNDKNNIIEIVKKREEHYMKNFVNPDLDIQNMFVNDLELPAFFLVKKIKNLKEFLASQNMFDVVAMSGSGSSLFGITKNNENLDHNKIKELIKQAEKNLNINIKVYSCEIIRKNENSWYTSDKLAEVVV; the protein is encoded by the coding sequence atgaaaatctgcctaaaaataatatttgtattatacatttttataaattatgttatCACAAATGTTCaatcaaaaaatgtttCTATCAAAAGTACCAAGTTTGTAAGAAGATATAGTAAAGACATTAAGGGGgtagatttaaaaaatagttttatcaatcaatataataagataattaatgaagaatttggatataaaaataataaaagaatgaaaactgatataatgaaaatgaataatagtAGTCATAAATGCTTAAAAAGAATTTATTCAAATGTTGGCaatgataatgataatactgaaaatgaatatgtgtataaaagagggaatatattatgtaacgaaaaaatgaaattgctaataaaaatattaaatgcaaaaaaatgGTATGATTTAAAGCTTTTTTCTCCAggtaaaattaatttatttttaagactaaaaaagaaaaaagaaaagtttAATGAATTGTCAACACTAATGCAAGCTATAAACTTAGGAGacgatatttttataaaagctttaaataaagatgaacaagaaaaattatcatcGATATTATATCCATGTTTATCTGGGGACTTCCTAACAATAGAAAAAGaggaaaataaagaaatgtgtgaaaaaaaagaaacagataaatatgaatatatggATTATCCATTAAATGACagtaatataataataaaagttttgaaaaaatatagagaagatttaaatataaatgataatatacgatttttaattcatattaaaaaaaggataCCAATTTTTAGTGGAATTGGTGGTGGTTCATCAAATGGAGCTtctgttttttattatttagaaaagcatttttataaatatttaaaaacaaatgaattaaaacataactttttaaaagaaataggAAGTGACATAAGTTTTTTTAGTAGCTCAGGATTTGCTTATTGTACAGGAAAGGGGAATGATATAGTTGATTTAGTAAATTGTGACCCTATTATAtcaggaaaaaaaatatatatatttaaaattgatGAAGGATTATCATCAAAATCAGTTTATGAACATGTAGattatggaaaaataatacaatacAATCCGGTTAGCTTGTTAGAGAAATTTATTTCCAATTTAAGACCCAATTTAAATaacgataaaaataatataattgaaaTTGTGAAAAAAAGGGAAGAACATTACATGAAAAATTTTGTTAACCCAGATTTggatatacaaaatatgtttGTGAATGATTTAGAACTTcctgctttttttttggttaaaaaaataaaaaatttaaaagaattttTAGCTAGCCAAAATATGTTTGATGTTGTAGCGATGAGTGGAAGTGGATCATCGCTATTTggaattacaaaaaataatgaaaatttagatcacaataaaattaaagagTTAATTAAACAAGCTGAAAAAAAtctaaatattaatataaaagtatattCATGTGAaattataagaaaaaatgaaaattccTGGTATACTTCAGACAAATTAGCTGAAGTTGTAGTGTAG
- a CDS encoding protein kinase, putative has protein sequence MFQYFVNKLLGDLPPNFNYVIKKKIEYNGIRGGYYDIYDGVNKNNEEVSIFIYEKSNKDFHNNVKKYVNNHLNYSKKLIHPNILKVLYTFDNDKRIYIVTEKCVPLFFENIKGDPIWGIYEVISAVNFINNYNYVHCLVNPFSVFVTSKGRWKLSLFDCIYEKNMNIHNIINNIQDHLFFSYGYRLINFSNVAKPVAIDAYGLAYLMVWSYQNYMTESQNKEGNMGIANSNFSEGERNEYFLNGETFKETKNKYCLNIDIMQIYKNCLPPNLWNIYETLLQYSVKGIDINFSTILNSDNITGNYIVKTMLFLTEIHMKSRIEKTNFFSNLYENLNNINIDVKVQLILPEISKNLEVSENLEKCLQIMLIISKDMDINDFEKIVYPTFLKYFLQTDRSIRYMLLECFPMIEKNLNNNNMNEIYLSYMYGFSDNNISIKNATIKNFIYVYPKLKNSLKTQALHVLLENLKDRDCCIKSNTIICIAKIANYILDDKQNILENVYRIGLCDMYVQIRAATLQAIKATYNQFDIKRFILNIMPLVVKCLIDESPEIRHITFELFDFVIPLLKSSLMNIGVNNTDTKRSDDKSWVENSCMIEKEDNPTYHHGYKFSENDRSKCLQEGVINNKTIMIQTNPNNAKKIFNTNTRNENKIDINKKEDKLKSINEIEKEILDDFGWDLDFTEEKKNSKKNNVNINDFFDEFNLNNEENTPRFKLSSLQ, from the coding sequence ATGTTTCAGTATTTTGTGAATAAATTGCTTGGGGATTTACCCccaaattttaattatgtaattaaaaagaaaatagaATATAATGGAATTCGAGGAGGgtattatgatatatatgatggagtaaataaaaataatgaagaggttagtatttttatttatgaaaaaagtaataaagattttcataataatgtaaaaaaatatgttaataatcatttaaattattcaaaaaaattaattcatcctaatattttaaaagtattatatacatttgaCAATgataaaagaatatatatagtaacTGAAAAGTGTGtaccattattttttgaaaatataaaaggtGACCCTATATGGGGAATATATGAAGTTATTAGTGctgttaattttattaacaattataattatgtcCATTGTTTAGTAAATCCATTTTCTGTTTTTGTGACTTCGAAGGGTCGATGGAAATTATCACTATTTGattgtatatatgaaaaaaatatgaacatacataatattataaataatattcaagatcatttattttttagttaTGGATATAGactaataaatttttcgAATGTTGCAAAACCGGTTGCAATTGATGCATATGGTTTAGCTTATTTGATGGTATGGTcttatcaaaattatatgacgGAATCGCAAAATAAAGAAGGTAATATGGGCATTGCAAATAGTAATTTTTCTGAAGGGGAAAggaatgaatattttttaaatggtGAAACATTTAAAgagacaaaaaataaatattgtttaaatatagatataatgcaaatatataaaaactgTTTACCACCAAACCTTTGGAATATATATGAGACATTACTTCAATATAGTGTAAAGGGTATAGACATAAACTTTTCaacaatattaaatagTGATAATATAACTGGGAATTATATAGTAAAGAcaatgttatttttaactGAAATTCATATGAAATCTCGGattgaaaaaacaaatttttttagtaacctttatgaaaatttaaataatataaatatagatgTAAAGGTTCAATTAATACTACCAGaaataagtaaaaattTGGAAGTATCTgaaaatttagaaaaatgtttacagattatgttaataatttctaaagatatggatataaatgattttgaaaaaatagtatatccaacttttttaaaatattttttacaaacaGATAGATCTATTAGGTATATGTTATTAGAATGTTTTCCAATGATTGAAaagaatttaaataataataatatgaatgaaatatatttatcatatatgtatggattttctgataataatatatcaataaaaaatgcaactattaaaaattttatttatgtatatccaaaattaaaaaatagtttaaaAACACAAGCCTTACATGTATTattagaaaatttaaaggATAGAGATTGTTGTATTAAATCCAAtactattatatgtattgcAAAAATagcaaattatatattagatGATAAACAGAATATATTAGAAAATGTTTATAGAATAGGTTTATGTGATATGTATGTACAAATACGAGCAGCGACACTTCAAGCTATAAAAGCTACTTACAACCAGTTTGATATAAAAcgatttattttaaatataatgccATTAGTAGTTAAATGTTTAATTGATGAATCTCCTGAAATTCGGCATATTacttttgaattatttgattttgtTATTCCTTTGTTGAAAAGTTCTCTAATGAATATTGGAGTTAACAATACAGACACAAAAAGAAGTGATGATAAAAGTTGGGTTGAAAATTCTTGTATGATTGAAAAAGAGGATAACCCTACTTATCATCATggatataaattttctgAAAATGATCGAAGCAAATGTTTACAAGAAGGagttataaataataagacAATCATGATTCAGACAAACCCAAACAATgccaaaaaaatttttaataccAACACAAGAAACGAGAATAaaatagatataaataaaaaagaagataaattaaaaagtataaatgAGATAGAAAAAGAGATTTTAGATGATTTTGGGTGGGATCTGGATTTTACagaggaaaaaaaaaactcaaaaaaaaacaacgTAAACATTaatgatttttttgatgAGTTTAATCttaataatgaagaaaatactCCAAGATTCAAATTGAGTTCATTACAATAa